A single region of the Xiphias gladius isolate SHS-SW01 ecotype Sanya breed wild chromosome 17, ASM1685928v1, whole genome shotgun sequence genome encodes:
- the gnb2 gene encoding guanine nucleotide-binding protein G(I)/G(S)/G(T) subunit beta-2 produces MSELEQLRQEAEQLRNQIRDARKACGDSTLTQITAGLDPVGRIQMRTRRTLRGHLAKIYAMHWGSDSRLLVSASQDGKLIIWDSYTTNKIHAIPLRSSWVMTCAYAPSGNYVACGGLDNICSIYCLKTREGNVRVSRELPGHTGYLSCCRFIDDNQIITSSGDTTCALWDIETSQQTTVFSGHSGDVMSLSLSPDLRTFVSGACDASVKLWDIRDSMCRQTFIGHESDINAICFFPNGSAFATGSDDATCRLFDLRADQELSLYCHDNIICGITSVAFSRSGRLLLAGYDDFNCNIWDAMKGDRAGVLAGHDNRVSCLGVTDDGMAVCTGSWDSFLKIWN; encoded by the exons ATGAGTGAGCTGGAGCAGCTTCGTCAGGAGGCCGAGCAGCTTAGGAACCAGATAAGA GATGCCAGGAAAGCATGTGGAGATTCAACCCTGACACAG ATAACTGCTGGTCTGGATCCTGTGGGGCGGATTCAGATGCGGACGAGACGCACCCTCCGTGGCCACCTAGCCAAGATCTACGCCATGCACTGGGGTTCAGACTCACG GCTTCTGGTTAGTGCCTCTCAAGATGGAAAACTGATCATCTGGGACAGCTACACCACTAACAAG ATTCACGCCATCCCCCTGCGCTCCTCCTGGGTGATGACCTGTGCGTACGCCCCCTCTGGGAACTACGTGGCCTGCGGAGGCCTTGACAACATCTGCTCCATCTACTGCTTGAAGACGCGTGAGGGCAACGTCAGAGTCAGCAGGGAACTACCTGGCCATACAG GTTACCTGTCATGTTGCCGTTTCATTGATGACAATCAAATCATCACAAGTTCAGGAGACACCACGTG TGCACTGTGGGACATTGAGACGAGTCAGCAGACCACGGTTTTCTCGGGCCACAGCGGTGACGTCATGAGCCTGTCCCTGTCGCCCGACCTCCGCACCTTTGTGTCAGGAGCCTGCGACGCCTCGGTCAAACTGTGGGACATCAGGGACAGCATGTGCCGGCAGACCTTCATAGGTCACGAGTCGGACATCAACGccatctgt TTCTTTCCCAACGGCAGCGCCTTTGCCACAGGCTCTGACGACGCCACCTGCAGGCTCTTTGACCTGCGTGCAGACCAGGAGCTCAGCCTCTACTGCCATGACAACATCATCTGCGGTATCACCTCTGTGGCTTTCTCACGATCCGGCCGTTTGCTGCTGGCTGGTTACGATGATTTCAACTGCAACATCTGGGACGCCATGAAGGGAGACAGAGCTG GAGTCCTGGCCGGCCATGACAATCGTGTGAGCTGTCTGGGCGTGACGGATGACGGCATGGCGGTGTGCACCGGGTCCTGGGACAGCTTCCTTAAGATCTGGAACTGA